The Alphaproteobacteria bacterium DNA window GCTCGGGACGCAGGCGCCGCAGATCGGCCGGCGTCTCGATCTGATCGAGCAGCGGCGTGGCGGGGCGGATGGGATCTGACATGAGGCTCTCAGGCGCGGCGGTCGACGACGAAGCGTGCCGCCTGCTTAAGGAGGTCCGCTCTGGGGCCAAAGGAATCAAGGTGTAAAGCGGCCTGGTCGGCGAGCCGCGACGCCTGGTCGCGTGCCCGTTCGAGGCCCAGCAGGGAGACGAAGGTCGCCTTGCCCTGCGCGGCGTCCTTGCCGGGCGTCTTGCCCAGCGCCTGCGACGTGCCCTCCACGTCCAGCAGATCGTCGGCGATCTGGAACGCCAGGCCGACGTCGTGGGCATAGGCCGAGAGCGACAGCCGCGCCTGGTCCGAGGCCTTGCCGAGGATCGCGCCGGCCGAGCACGAGAAGGCGATCAGCGCGCCTGTCTTCATGCGCTGCAGGCGCGTGGTCTCATCGATGCTGAGCGGACGTTCCTCGGCGATCATGTCGAGCATCTGGCCGCCTACCATGCCGCGCGGACCGATGGCCTGGGCCAAAGCGGTGACCAGCTGGATGCGCACCTGGGGATCGCCGTGCGTGTCGGGGTGCGCCAGCACCTCGAAGGCCAGCGCCTGCAGCGCGTCGCCGGCGAGGATCGCTGTCGCCTCGTCGAATTTCCTGTGGCAGCTCGGCTGGCCGCGCCTGAGATCGTCGTCGTCCATCGCCGGCAGATCGTCGTGGACCAGCGAATAGGCGTGCACGAACTCCACCGCCGCCGCGACGCGCGCGGCCGAGACCTGCCCGACGCCGAACAGCGTCGAGCCGGCGAGCACGAAGAAGGCGCGCAGCCGCTTGCCGCCGCCCAGCGCGGCGTAGCGCATCGCCTCGGCCAGCCGGCCCTCGGGATCGCCATTGGCGGGCAGCAGCCTGTCCATGGCGCGCTCGACCACCTCCGACGAGAAGGGCAGCGCCGCGGCGAAGTCGCGATGGTCGGTCAGGGGCATGGATTCGTCGAAACCGACTCTGTGACGGGGCTGCCCGGTGTACGACATCGTCGACCTCCGGGCACGATCTTGACGGCGCGGCATGCCGGCGCAATGGCCGGCTTGTGCCGAAAGCGTGCAGCGCGCCTCTCAGGCCATGCCCGAGGGCTCGCTCGAGACCGACCCGTCGACGGCGACGACGATGCGGTCGACCTTGGCCTTGGCTTCGGCCAGCTTGGCCTCGCAATGCTTCTTCAGCGCCGCGCCTCGTTCGTAGGCGGCGATCGCCTCGTCGAGCTTGATCTGGCCGCGCTCGAGCTGCTGGACGATGCCTTCCAGTTCGCGCAGCGCGTCCTCGAACGACAAGGCCGCGATGTCCCTGGCCGCCTGCTTCTGTTCCGCCATACCCTCTTTCCCTATGCCGCCATCAGCGCCCGCACATGCGCCTGCGCCGAGCGGCCCAGCGCGTCCAGATCGTAGCCGCCCTCCAGCGCCGAAACCAGCCGCCCGCCGGCATGCTCCCGGGCGACCTGCAGGAGCTGCTCGGTGGCCCAGCCGAAATCCTCCTCGGTCAGCCTGAGCTCAGCCAGCGGGTCGGCGTGGTGGGCGTCGAAGCCGGCCGAGACGAGCACCATTTCCGGGGCGAAGGCGCGCATCGCCGGCAGCACCTGCTGGCTCACGGCGGCGCGGAACTCGGCCGAGCCCGAGCGCGGCGGCAGTGGCGCGTTGACGATGTTGGGGTGGCCGGCGTGGTTGTGCATGCCACTGCCGGGATAAAGCGGGCTCTGGTGCGTCGAGGCGTAGAACAGGTCGGCGTCGGCCATCGACTGCGTCTCGGTGCCGTTGCCGTGATGCACGTCGAAATCCATCACCGCGACCCGGCGGATGCCGTGCCGTGCGCGCGCGTGGCGCGCGGCGACGACGACGTTGTTGAACAGGCAGAAGCCCATGGGACGCGTCGGCTCGGCGTGATGGCCCGGCGGCCGCACGGCGCAGAAGGCGTTGCTCGCCTCGCCGCCCATCACCGCGTCGGTCGCCGCGACCAGCGCACCCGCCGCGCGCAGCGCCGCGTCCTTCGAGCCCGGCGAGACGACCGTGTCGCCGTCGAGCTGGACATAGCCTGCGCTGGGAAACGCCGCGAGCACGGCTTCGACATAGCGTGGCGGATGCGCGCGCGAGAGCTGCTCGGTCGTCGCCAGCGGCGCCTCGCGTCGTTGCAGCGGGGCGAACTCGGGTCCGGACAGCGCCTTCAGCACCGAGGCCAGCCGTGCCGGCCGCTCGGGGTGACCCTCCCCAGGGTCGTGTCCAAGGCATGCCGGATGCGTAAAAAGGTAAGTAGCCATCGGGGCGTCTCTTCCCTACAGGAATTTGTCTCGTTCCTGCGGTGATAGCGTTCCCACCGGAATCCGGGAAGAAAAACCCGGCCGAGGGGCCGAAGCACCGCAGCATTTCAGTCATTGCAGCGCGTCATTTTCTCATCGCAGAACTGCATTCTGCAAATTGCGGGGTCGGAAATCTCGTGCTAGCGTCGACGCCAATATGAACAACCATTCAGGACGGAACGCCATGGGCAATGTGAGTCACACCATCACCCGGGCCGCGGCCCTGCCGGCCAATTTCAGCCATGCCGCGGATGCGCTCGCAGAGATGCCCAAGGACCGCCAGTTCGTCACCGCCCTGGCCCGCGGCCTCGACATCCTGCGCGCCTTCCAGGCCGGCGACGGCATGCTCGGCAACCAGGAGATAGCCGCGCGCACCGGCCTGCCCAAGCCGACGGTGGCCCGCCTGACGCACACGCTGACCGAACTCGGCTACCTGAGCTACGCCCGGCGCTTCCGCAAATACGAGCTGGGCGCCTCGGTGCTGGCGCTGGGCTATGCGGCGCTCTCCAACATCGACGTGCGCCATGTCGCGCGCCAGCCGATGCAGCAGCTCGCCACGACGCTCAACTGCGCCATGGCGCTGGGTGCGCGTGACCGTCACTCGATGATCTGGCTCGAGGCCCAGCGCGGCCCGGCGGCGATCGCCATCACCTACGACGTCGGCTCGCGCGTGCCGATCGCCAGCACGGCGATGGGCCGCGCCTATGTCGCGGGTCTGCCCGAGGCCGAGAAGGTCAAGCTGCTCGACGCCATCCGCCGCCGCTGGCGCGACGACTGGAGCAAGGTGAAGACCGGCGTCGAGCGCGCCGAGCGCGAGATCGCCGAGCGCGGCTTCTGCGTCGTTTGGGGCGAGTGGCTGCCGGAGATCTGCGGCGTCGGCGTGCCACTGCGCGGCCCCGACGGCATCGCCACCCATGCCTTCACCTGCTCGGCGCCGATCTACCAGACGGCCAAGGAGAAGCTCGAGCAGCTCTGGGGCCCGCGCCTCGTCACGCTGGTGCGCGACGTGCGCAACGGCCTGGCGGGACGCCATTCGATGCCGGAGTCGATGCGCCGGCCGATGCGCGCCTGAGGTTCATGCTGAGGGGGGCGCTCCGCGCCCTGGTCGTCCTGGCCGTGGCCTTGGGCGTTGCAGGGCATTTCGGCCTGCCGATCCTGGAACGCCACCTCACGTTCTTCCCGCTTCCTGCCGACCCGGCGCGCCCGTGGACACCGCCAGCCGGCGCGCAGGACGTCTTCTTCGACAGCGCGCCGGGCATCACGCTGCATGGCTGGTACTGGCGCGCGGATCCCGCGAAGCCGGCGCCCATCACCGTCCTCTATTCTCACGGCAATGCCGACAACGTCGTGCCGTTCGCGGTCGAGGCGGCGCGTCTGGCCGCTGCGGGCTTCGACGTGCTGCTCTTCGACTATCGCGGCTATGGGCGCAGCGCGGGCATCTCGGAAAGCGAAGCAACGCTGATCAGCGATGGCCGCGCGGCACTGGACTATCTGGTACGCCTGCGGGGGGTGCCGCCGGAGTCGATCGCGCACTACGGCTATTCGTTGGGCAGCGTCCTCGCCGCCGAGCTCGCGGTGAGCCACCCGTGCCGCGCCGTCGTCCTGCTGGCTCCCCTCGCATCGATGTCCGCCCACATTTCGCTGGTGCTGCCCTGGCTACCGCAATCGCTGCACGGCCTGGCGCGCAATCGCTTCGATACGGTCGGAAAGATCGCCCGCGCCAGCTGCCCGGTCATGGTCATTCACGGCGATCGCGACGAAGTGATCGATGCCGCACAGGGCCGCGCCGTATGGGCCGCCGCTCGCGAGCCCAAGCGACTGATGGTCATACCCGGAGGCCCGCATTGGCTCGGCTCGGCAGGAAACGCCCATGTCGACGCGGCGGCAGAATTCATCCGTTCGCCGCATTCTTGAGATAGGGTCAGTGAGTACGGCCGCCGCAGTCGATCTGCCGGCCAACGAGCAGCTTAGGGCCATGATCCGGCACACGCTTCGCCTTCTGACCTTCCTCGCAGTGTTCTTCGGCAGCATCGTCTTCATTGGCGTGCCCGCGCTGGAGCACCATTTCACCTTCCGGCCGCGCGCCGCCACCTACGAGTGGAGAGCGCCTTCGGGCGCCGAGGACGTGTTCTTCGACAGCGCCCCCGGCGTGAAGCTGCATGCGTGGTATTGGCGCGCGGACAAGGAAAGGCCCGCGCCGGTCACCGTTCTCTACGCCCACGGCAACGCCGGCCACGTGCAGCGTTTCTCGCCGGCGGCGGCGCACATCGCGTCGTTGGGCTTCGACGTGCTGCTCTACGACTATCGCGGCTATGGCCGCAGCGAAGGCAAGTCCGAGGACGAGAAGACGCTGTTCGCCGACGGCCGTGCGGCGATGGAGTATCTCGTGAGGGCACGCGGCGTGCCGGCCGAGAGCATCGCGCACTACGGCTACTCTCTGGGCAGCGCCGTGTCGGCCGAGCTGGCGGTGAGCCAGCCCTGCCGCGCCGCGATCCTGGTGGCGCCGCTGGCCTCGGTCTCGGCACAGGTTTCGGCGATGTACCCATGGGTGCCGGAGCCTTTCCACGCGCTCACGCGCAGCCGCTTCGACACCGTCGGCAAGATCGGCCGCGCGCGCTGCCCGGTCATGGTCGTGCACGGCGACCGCGACCAGATCATCAGCGTCGAGCAGGGCCGCGCCGTCTATGAGGCGGCGCGCGAGCCCAAGCGCCTGATGATCATTCCCGGCGCGACCCACTGGCTGGGCCGCAGCGACAGCAGCCACCTCGAGGCGGCTGCTCAATTCATCCGAACGTCGCCTTCGTCTCCCCCAGCCCCTGCCATGTCGCGATGACGGCGCCCGCGCCGGGCAGCATGTAGGGTGGATGGGTCGAGCCGGTCAGGATGACGTCGCCGGCCTTCAGCTGCTTGCCGAACTGGTTGAGGCGATTGGCCAGCCAGGCCAGCGCGATCAGCGGCCCGCCCATGACATTGGTGCCTGGGCCGCCGGCGACGCGATTGCCGTCAAGGGCGCAGCTGCCGTCGACCGCGGCCAGGTCGATGCCCTGCCAGCCGGCGATCTCGGGGCCCACGACACAGGCGTATTGCAGGACCTCGTCGACGATGCGGCCCTTGCCGCTGACCTTGCTCAGATCGGCGTGGCGGTTCTCGACGATCTCCATGCCGCAATGGAGCGAGGCGACGAAGGGCTTGATGGTCTCGGCGTCATAGGGTTGCGCGCCCGGTGGGGCGTCCCTGGCGATGCGCGCCACGACCTCGCATTCGACGCCGGCCTTGAAGATGTCGCCCTTGGCGACCGTGAGGCCGCTCTGCTTCACGCCGCTGGCGTAGATGCCGGCGAAGGCGGGCTGGCTCAGGCCGGCCGGCACATAGAGCGCCGGCAGCGACAGGGCGACTTTCCAGCCGGCGATGCGATCGGCGCCGTTGGCGGTCAGCCGCTCATGCACTGCAAACTGCGTGTGATAGGCCTCGTCCTCGCTCATGGCGTCGGTGGCGCCGGGCATGAAATCCATCACGCGGCGCTCGCGGCGGGCGGCGGCGACCTTGTCGGCCAGGGCGGCGATCTCTGATGGCGTCATCTCGGCGGTCCCTCCTGCTTGCGTTCCCCTTTCTTGCCACGCAAAGCGGCTTCGCGGGCGAGAATCTCGGCCGATGGCTTGAGCGCATCGCGCACAAGAGTCCTGAGATCGTCGACGGGAAACGGGTCGGTATCCTTGAAATTCACGCAGCCCATGCCGGCCTTGATCTTCGGCCACTTTGCCCGAAACGCCGCCGACCGCCCGGCCGAACAGGTGTAGACCGACAGGCAGCGCTTCTGGCTCGCCCAGGCGACGAAGTGCTCGCCGCGCCTGTAGGTCGGCATGCGGTAGCTCATGTCGATTGCCGCATCGGGCGCGAGCTTGCGGATCAGCGCATCGAGCGCTTCACCGCGCTCGTGGCGCAGCTTCTCGAGCGACGCGAGATAGGCCTCGATCACGCCTGCGGCTTGCACGCCTCGATCACGACCGTGTGCGGGCACTCGAAATCGTCCTCGTACTCGGTGGAAAGGATCTCCTGCCCCACGACCGTGCTCTCGCGGATCGGCAGGCAGGTGCGGCAGTCGACGAAGCCGGCGTCCTCGGCGAGTTCGCGCAGGAACGAGGGCGACAGCGCCGTCAGGTGCTCGCCGGAGCAGAACACAAAGTTCGCGAACCGCCCACCGACACTCTTGCGGTTGATCGGGAAGTCGGAGAACCACGTGGCGTCGCCTTCGACAAACTTGCGCGCGGCGTTCTCGATGTGCGGCCCGCCGATACGGATGCCGCCGCCCGGCTTCAGGCAGCGGAACATGTCGGCGAAATGCGTCGCGAGGTGATGCTCCGGCAGATGCTCGACGACGTGGAAGGAGTAGAACCGGTCGACCGAGTTGTCGCGAAACGGCAGCTTGTCGAGGAAGTTGATCCACAGGTCGATCTTGGCCGAGACCAGGTTGGCATCGACGTTCAGCCAGCCCGGGATGTAGCGCTCCTTGCCGCAGCCGAGATGGACGTTGAGCGTGCCGTCCCTGGGCTGCCGCAACGCCCTGTAGAGCCGCCCATTGACCCACATCGGGCCCTGCATCGCGCCGTAATAGAGGTTCTTGAGGGCGGTTGGAATCATTGGGAATCAATGGCCTGCGTGACGATTTGATATCCGTTCAACAATAGCGCGAATACCGTCGCCCGGCCAGCGTCGTGCCCTGGGGGAGCCATGTCGGCCATACTGATCCCATGAAGTACGATCGCATCACAGTCGATCCTGCCGTGATGGTCGGCAAGCCGTGCATCAGCGGTACGCGAATCGCGATGGATCTAATCCTGCGGAAGCTCGCCGCCGGCAAAACCCAGGCTGACTTGCTTCTCGGCTATCCGCACCTTAGCCGCGAAGACGTCCGCCAGGCGCTCGCCTTCGCGGCCGACTTCCTCACGGATGGCGACATCGAGCTGGCCATGCCTCGGTGAGGTTACGGCGTATGAGTCGCTCGATGGCCGAGTACAGGCGGGCCTGCTGTCGCTCGGTCATGACGTCGCAATGTTTCCGCGCGGAGCGTCGGTCGTCTTCCGTCAGATTGAATGCCGCAAGAGCAGTCACGGTGGCGGCTTGAACGGCTCGCCAACCCCGGTCGTCTCAAGCTATAAGGCGAGACTCCACGCTCCAGTGCGGAGGCGAAACCTGGGAGACGATCGTGTTCCGATCTGAGATCGTGTTTGCTGGGCTCTGCGTCCTCGCCCTCGCGCTCAGCGGCTGCGCGGAAATCGGCCCCGGCGGCGCCGAAACGAAGCTGGGCATTGGACCATTCAAGCTGTTCAGCATCGAGGCCGGCCCGGGTGGCCTCGAGCAGAAAGGCCCTTCCGCCGGGCCCTTCAGGTTTGGTTACTAGGCGCCTTTGGGCGCGTAACTGGGTCCCTCTCGAAGCGACCGCTACGACTGGCTTGCCGGGCGCTGCAATGTCGCGGAATGCATCTGGTGCCGTTGTCGCACTTCGAACAGTGGCAAATCGAGTTCGTCAGGCGGCACATCGACGTTGACGCGAACGCTGGCGAGTCGCTGTCGTCATCGAGCGCCGAGGTGGCGCGGCCAACAACTCGCGAACGAGACCGATCGTCTTCAGCGTATGAGACTGGCCGCAATCAGAACGAGAACGGGGCGGCCGACGCCGCCCCGCCTCCTGATAAGCGGTGGCGAGCTCAGGCGGCCTTGGCCTTGGCGCCGTAGAAGCTCTGGCCCTTGGCGGCCATGTCGCGCAGCAGCTTGGGCACGCTGAACTGCGAGCCGTATTTCTGCGCCAGCGAATCGCACTCCTGCACGAACTTGGCGACGCCGACCTGGTCGATCAGGCTGATGGCGCCGCCGGTCTGCGGCGCGAAGCCCAGGCCCATGATCGAGCCGATGTCGCCGTCCTGCGGATCGGTCAGCACGTTGGACTCCAGGCAGCGCGCGGTGTCGACCGCCTGCACGTAGAGCAGGCGCTTCCTGACCTCGGCGGCGACGGCGTCCTTGCCCGGCCCTTCGCCATGGGCGAGTTCCTCGCGCTCCTTGAAGTGCTCCTTGAGCCCCGGCCACAGGCGCTTCTTGCCGTCACTGGGGTACTCGTAGAAGCCCTTGCCGTTCTTGCGGCCGAAGCGCTCCAGCTTCTTGACCATCAGCTCGAGCATGTCCTCGGTGCCGCTGCCCTCGTACTTCTGGCCCGCCGCCTCGGCGTCGCGCCGCGTCTGGTCCATGATCTTGTACGACAGGTCGATGGCGACCTCGTCGTTGAGCGCCAGCGGGCCGACCGGCATGCCGGCCAGGCGGGCGCAGTTCTCGATCATCGCCGCCGGGATGCCTTCCTTCAGCATGCGATGGCCTTCGCTGATGAAGGCGCCGCAGACACGGGAGGTGAAGAATCCGCGGCTGTCATTCACCACGATCGGCGTCTTGCGGATCTTCTGGACGTAGTCCAGCGCCCGCGCCAGCGTCTCCTGCGAGGTCTGCTTGCCGACGATGATCTCGACCAGCGGCATCTTCTCCACGGGCGAGAAGAAGTGCAGGCCGATGAAGTTCGCCGGACGCGCACTGGCCTCGGCCAGGCCGGTGATCGGCAGGGTCGAAGTGTTGGAGGCGAAGATCGCCGTCGGTGCCAGCACGGCCTCGGCCTGCTTGGTCGCCGCCGCCTTGACCTCGCGGTTCTCGAACACCGCCTCGATCACCAGGTCGCAGCCCTTCAGGTCGGCGTAGTCGGCGGTGGCCTGCACGCGGCCCAGGATCTCCGCCGCACGCTCCTTGGTCAGGCGGCCACGGCCGGCGTCCTTCTCGACATCGGCCTGGATATGCGCCCTGCCCTTGTCGGCCGAGGCCTGGTCGCGATCGAGCAGCACGATCTGCAGCCCGGCGCGCGCCGAGACGTTGGCGATGCCCGCGCCCATCAGGCCGGCGCCGAGCACGCCGATCTTCTTGTATTCCTGCTTCGGGACCCCCTTGGGCCGGCGCGCCAGCTTGTTGGCTTCCTGCAGGCCGAAGAACAGCGTGCGGATCATGCTCTTGGACACGGGATCGCGCAGCAGCGAGACGAAGTAGCGGGTCTCGATCTTCAGACCGGTGTCGAAGGGCACGTTGAGGCCCTCGTAGACGCAGCTGAGGATCGCCTTGGGCGCCGGGTACACGCCGTTGGTCTTGCCCGAGATCATGGCGTTGCCGCCGATGAACATCTCGACACCACCCGGCCACACCTTGCCGCCGGCGAATTGCGGGATGCGGTAGTTCGGCTTGTCCCAGGGCTGCACTGCACGGGCGTCCATCTGCACGCCCTTGGTGAAGGTCGGCGACACCTTCTCGGTGCTGGGCGTCATCAGCCACGCCTTGGCGCGCGCCAGCAGCTCGCCCGCCGGCACGACCTCGTGGATCAGGCCCAGGCCCTTGGCCTCGGCCACCGACAGGTCCTTGCCCTCGATCAGGATCGGCGCCGCGGCCATCACGCCGATCAGGCGCGGGATGCGCTGCGTGCCGCCGCCGCCGGGCAGCAGGCCGATCTTCACCTCGGGCTGGCCGATCTTGGCCTTCGGATTGTCGGCGGCGATGCGGTAGTGGCAGGCCAGGCAGATCTCGAAGCCGCCGCCCAGCGCCGTGCCGTTGATCGCCGCGACCCACGGCTTGCCCGAGGTCTCCATGGCGCGGAACATCTTCTGCAGCTGGCTGAACTGCTCGGTCAGCGCCCTGGCGTCGGACGTATCGGCCGACAGCAGCATCTCCAGGTCGGCGCCGGCGATGAAGTCGGCCTTGCCCGAGGTCAGGATGATGCCCTTGACCTTCTCGTCCTTGACCGCCTTCTGCGCGGCCTCGGCGAAGGCGGCCATCGATTTCTCGTTGAGCACGTTCATCGTGCGATCCGGCATGTCCCACGTGATCGTGGCGATGCCGTCCGAATCGACTGCGTAGTTGATCATGATCTCGTCTCCTCCCCCTCTCCCCGCGCAGGCGGGGAGAGGGTTGGGGTGAGGGGCTTCGCTTGATTGGGTACGGCGCGCGAGTGGCCAGAGAAGCCCCTCATCCGGCGCTGCGCGCCACCTTCTCCCCGCCTTCGCGGGGAGAAGGAAACTCAGACCCGCTCGATGATCGTGGCGGTGCCCATGCCGGCGCCGATGCACAGCGTGGCCAGGCCGGTGGCGAGCCCGCGGCGCTCCAGCTCGTCGAGCAGGGTGCCGAGGATCATCGCGCCGGTGGCGCCCAGCGGATGGCCCATGGCGATGGCGCCGCCATTCACGTTGATCTTGTCGTGCGGGATGTTCAGCGCCTGCATGTAGCGCAGCACGACGGCGGCGAACGCCTCGTTGAGCTCGTAGAGATCGACGTCATTGGCCGACATGCCGGCGCGCTTCAGCGCCTTCTCCGAGGCCGGCGCCGGGCCCGTGAGCATGATGGTCGGCTCCGAGCCGATCGAGGCGAAGGCGCGGATGCGCGCGCGGGCCTTCAGCCCGGCCTTCTCGCCGAATTCCTTGGTGCCGATCAGGATGCCGGCGGCACCGTCGACGATGCCCGAGGAATTGCCGGCGTGGTGCACGTGGTTGATCTTCTCGACCTCGGGATATTTCTGCAGCGCCACCGCGTCGAAGCCCGGCATGACCTCGCCGTGCATCTTGAATGAGGGCTCGAGCGAGGCCAACGACTGCATCGTCGTCTGCGGCCGCATGTGCTCGTCGTGGTCGAGCAACTCGACGCCGTTCTGGTCCTTCACCGGCACGATCGACTTCTTGAAGTACCTGGCGTCCCACGCCGCCTTGGCGCGCTTCTGGGATTCGACCGAGTAGGCGTCGACGTCGTCGCGGCTGAATCCGTACTTGGTCGCCACCAGGTCGGCCGAGATACCCTGCGGCACGAAGTACATCGGGATCGCCACCGCCGGGTCGACGGGCCAGGCGCCGCCGTCGGAGCCCATCGGCACGCGCGACATCGACTCGACGCCGCCGCCGATCACCGCCTGCGACTGGCCGGACATCACCTGCGCGGCCGCCATGTTGGTGGCTTCCAGGCCCGAGGCGCAGAAGCGGTTGACCTGCACGCCGGCCACGGTCTGCTCGAAGCCGGCCATGACCGCGGCGGTGCGGGCGATGTTGGCGCCCTGCTCGCCGATCGGCATGACGCAGCCCAGCACGACGTCGTCGACCAGCGACGTGTCGAGCTGGTTGCGGTCGCGCAGCGCCTGCAGCGCGGTCACGGCGAGGCGCACCGGGGTCACCTCGTGCAGCGAGCCGTCCTTGCGACCCTTGCCGCGCGGCGTGCGCACGGCGTCGTAGATGTAGGCGTCGGTCATCTGCCTCTCCTCAAATTCGTCATTCCGAGCGCAGCGAGGAATCTCCTGCCACCGTGGCACAGAAACGAGGAGATCCCTCGCTGCGCTCGGGATGACGTGGTTTCACAAAGTGCGGCCGATCAGTTCCTTCATGATCTCGTTGGTACCGCCATAGATCTTCTGCACCCGGCTGTCGGCGTAGAGCCGCGCGATGGGGTATTCCCACATGTAGCCGTAGCCGCCGAAGAGCTGCAGGCACTGGTCGACGAAGTCGCACTGCAGGTCGGTCAGCCAGTACTTGCACATCGCCGCGTCGGCGACGCTGAGCTCCTTGCGCAGGTGGCGCGCGACGCAGTCGTCGAGATAGGTGCGCGCCACCGTCGCCTTGGTCTTCAGCTCTGCGAGCTTGAAGCGGGTGTTCTGGAACTCGATGATCGGCTTGCCGAAGGCCTTGCGCTCCTTGGTGTACTCGATCGTCGCCTTCAGCGCCGCCTCGATGGCGGCGATCGCCTGCACGCCGATCACCAGGCGCTCCTGCGGCAGCTCCTGCATCAGCTGCGCGAAGCCGGTGCCTTCGGCGCCCAGCAGATTGCTCACCGGCACGCGCACGTCGTCGAAGAACAGCTCCGAGGTGTCCTGCGCCTTCATGCCGATCTTGTCGAGGTTGCGGCCGCGACGGAATCCCTTGGCGTGGCCCTCGACGCAGATCAGCGAGGTCCCGCGCGCGCCCTGCTTCGGGTCGGTCTTGCAGACGACGATGATCAGGTCGGCGTTCTGGCCGTTGGTGATGAAGGTCTTCGAGCCGTTGATCACGTAATCGTCGCCGTCGCGTACCGCCGACGTGCGCACCGATTGCAGGTCCGAGCCGGTGCCGGGCTCGGTCATGGCGATGGCGGTGATCATCTCGCCGCTCACCATCTTGGGCAGCCAGCGCTTCTTCTGCTCCTCGGTGCCGAAATGCCTGATGTAGGGCGAGGTGATGTCGTTGTGCAGCGAGAAGCCGGGGCCTGAGGCGAAGACGCGCCACTGCTCCTCGATGGCGATCACGTTGTGCAGCCAGTCGGCGCCGACGCCGCCATACTCCTCCGGCACGTCCATGCACAGCAGGCCGAGCTCGCCGGCCTTGCGCCACACCGA harbors:
- a CDS encoding acetyl-CoA C-acetyltransferase, translating into MTDAYIYDAVRTPRGKGRKDGSLHEVTPVRLAVTALQALRDRNQLDTSLVDDVVLGCVMPIGEQGANIARTAAVMAGFEQTVAGVQVNRFCASGLEATNMAAAQVMSGQSQAVIGGGVESMSRVPMGSDGGAWPVDPAVAIPMYFVPQGISADLVATKYGFSRDDVDAYSVESQKRAKAAWDARYFKKSIVPVKDQNGVELLDHDEHMRPQTTMQSLASLEPSFKMHGEVMPGFDAVALQKYPEVEKINHVHHAGNSSGIVDGAAGILIGTKEFGEKAGLKARARIRAFASIGSEPTIMLTGPAPASEKALKRAGMSANDVDLYELNEAFAAVVLRYMQALNIPHDKINVNGGAIAMGHPLGATGAMILGTLLDELERRGLATGLATLCIGAGMGTATIIERV
- a CDS encoding acyl-CoA dehydrogenase family protein, encoding MFRQTCRRFFETEVQPHHAQWEDEGVVPKSVWRKAGELGLLCMDVPEEYGGVGADWLHNVIAIEEQWRVFASGPGFSLHNDITSPYIRHFGTEEQKKRWLPKMVSGEMITAIAMTEPGTGSDLQSVRTSAVRDGDDYVINGSKTFITNGQNADLIIVVCKTDPKQGARGTSLICVEGHAKGFRRGRNLDKIGMKAQDTSELFFDDVRVPVSNLLGAEGTGFAQLMQELPQERLVIGVQAIAAIEAALKATIEYTKERKAFGKPIIEFQNTRFKLAELKTKATVARTYLDDCVARHLRKELSVADAAMCKYWLTDLQCDFVDQCLQLFGGYGYMWEYPIARLYADSRVQKIYGGTNEIMKELIGRTL